One window from the genome of Carassius carassius chromosome 15, fCarCar2.1, whole genome shotgun sequence encodes:
- the si:dkey-7j14.5 gene encoding uncharacterized protein si:dkey-7j14.5 — translation MSLYSSQIKTFKSAEPKTLGAIEILIGMFTVILSSIVHKLHYHIQREIIILIVNGAQLVITGVVLVYTGRRPSKCLVLTTTVLQLLTAVFDVVGFGLIARYVPFRGESYFYRDTEFLANGILVTLIGFLVLACIIGLLVSFFGAYALSVSSIKEVTPIPHSTANQHYGDGGQTQNKIYAGN, via the exons ATGTCGCTGTACTCGTCTCAGATTAAAACGTTTAAGAGCGCAGAGCCCAAGACACTTGGC GCTATTGAGATCTTAATTGGCatgtttactgtcattttgaGCTCAATTGTGCATAAGCTTCACTACCATATCCAGCGTGAAATCATCATCCTCATCGTCAACGGTGCTCAG CTTGTCATAACTGGTGTTGTCCTGGTGTACACTGGGAGGAGGCCATCTAAATGTCTG GTGCTGACAACCACTGTTCTGCAATTACTAACAGCAGTATTTGATGTTGTTGGATTTGGACTCATAGCCAGATACGTCCCATTCAGAGGAGAGTCGTACTTCTACAGGGACACAGAG TTCTTAGCGAATGGGATCTTGGTGACACTGATCGGTTTCCTGGTGCTAGCGTGTATCATTGGTTTGCTTGTGTCTTTTTTTGGGGCCTACGCCCTTTCTGTTAGTTCCATAAAG GAGGTGACACCCATCCCTCACTCTACAGCAAACCAACATTATGGTGATGGCGGTCAAACCCAGAACAAGATCTATGCTGGAAACTGA